The following coding sequences lie in one Bacteroidia bacterium genomic window:
- a CDS encoding ABC transporter permease, which translates to MIKKIDKKEILNKKVIAITVVALVSMFLLSRIPSFLKPQNLSNLILRGVPLLALAIGQMLVLLTGSIDLSVGALLSVSTAIASVTMQHSVGLGILASCGFAIVLGLGNGLAVTKLKINPFLVTLGTTAIINGIALYIRPYPGGIIPLYYSEFILLKVGVIPVVPIILFLIIAILGIFLLRKTLYGRHLYAVGGNSEAARLAGLNVDRIIIIAYMLSGLFAAIGGLYMSARIGCGDPTVGKPFQMESITAAVLGGTALTGGKGKMRGTILGVILVILLGNIFNLLNFNIYWQQVSRGIILLIVVAISSYEVSLKDTKKLKRLII; encoded by the coding sequence ATGATTAAAAAAATTGACAAAAAAGAGATCTTAAATAAGAAGGTAATTGCTATAACAGTTGTGGCTCTAGTATCAATGTTTCTTTTATCAAGGATTCCTAGTTTCTTAAAACCACAAAACTTATCAAACTTAATTTTAAGGGGTGTCCCTCTTCTAGCTTTAGCTATTGGGCAAATGCTTGTTTTGTTAACTGGAAGCATCGATTTGTCTGTTGGAGCCTTGCTATCGGTTTCTACAGCAATTGCCTCGGTGACTATGCAACATAGCGTAGGGTTGGGAATATTAGCAAGTTGTGGATTTGCAATAGTTTTGGGGTTAGGAAACGGTTTAGCTGTCACAAAGCTAAAAATTAATCCTTTTTTGGTTACTTTAGGTACCACCGCTATTATAAATGGTATTGCCCTTTATATTCGCCCATACCCTGGAGGTATAATTCCACTTTACTACTCTGAGTTTATCCTTTTAAAAGTTGGTGTCATACCAGTTGTGCCAATAATTCTCTTTTTAATTATTGCTATACTTGGAATTTTTCTACTTAGGAAAACCCTCTATGGAAGGCACTTGTATGCTGTAGGTGGAAATAGCGAAGCAGCACGATTAGCGGGATTAAACGTAGATCGAATAATTATAATTGCTTACATGCTCAGTGGACTGTTTGCAGCCATTGGTGGGTTGTACATGTCTGCTCGAATTGGGTGTGGAGATCCAACTGTTGGAAAACCTTTCCAAATGGAATCGATAACCGCTGCAGTTTTGGGAGGGACTGCTTTAACAGGAGGAAAAGGTAAAATGAGAGGAACAATATTAGGTGTAATATTGGTAATCCTTTTAGGAAATATATTTAATCTTTTAAACTTTAATATTTACTGGCAACAAGTATCTAGAGGAATTATTTTGCTAATTGTTGTAGCTATCTCTAGTTATGAGGTGAGTTTAAAAGATACTAAAAAACTCAAACGACTAATTATTTAG
- a CDS encoding sugar ABC transporter ATP-binding protein yields the protein MDTILRMEKITKTFPGVKALDRVDFSCTRGEIHALLGENGAGKSTLIKILGGVYPVDSGDIYLDGSEESITIKSPILAQKLGISIVHQDLNLIPYMSVAENIFLGQESCNKIKCIDAKQMNKEASKILKRLNCRLNPQTIIAALDSTNQKMVQIAKSIVFNPKILVVDEPTAFLGTEEIESFFEILKELKERGTTVIYISHLLEEVFEIADRMTILKDGKLIRVRNTTDTTMDDIIRDMIGRELGDLFPPKDDKFNIGPELLSVTSLNLGKALVNVNLKLFSGEILGVAGLEGNGQNVLLKTIFGVHRKDSGIIKINQKEVKINNPKDAKRKQFALLTDKRVEEGLWPDLSVHHNLTLPILKKLQKYGFVISSLEQKIVKNNIKEYTIKTSADSKSVRFLSGGNQQKVVISKWLNNNPKIILLIEPTQGVDVGAKAEIYQLVRKLTETQDKGIILVSSDMLELLGLCDRILVMRKGEVVKELEKGEITEENILKAAVGMN from the coding sequence ATGGATACTATTTTGAGGATGGAAAAAATAACTAAAACTTTTCCTGGGGTAAAAGCTTTAGATAGGGTAGACTTTTCTTGTACTAGAGGGGAAATACACGCTCTTTTAGGAGAAAATGGGGCAGGAAAATCGACTCTAATAAAAATATTAGGTGGTGTATATCCAGTTGATAGTGGGGACATTTATCTTGATGGGTCTGAGGAGTCAATAACAATTAAATCACCCATTCTTGCTCAAAAGCTTGGAATAAGTATTGTCCACCAAGATTTAAATCTAATCCCATACATGAGTGTTGCTGAAAATATATTTTTAGGGCAAGAGAGTTGTAATAAAATAAAGTGTATTGATGCAAAACAAATGAATAAAGAAGCCTCTAAGATTTTAAAACGTCTTAATTGTAGGCTGAACCCTCAAACTATAATTGCAGCTTTAGACTCTACAAATCAAAAAATGGTTCAAATTGCAAAATCGATAGTTTTTAATCCAAAGATTTTGGTTGTAGATGAACCAACAGCGTTTTTAGGGACTGAAGAAATTGAAAGCTTCTTCGAAATTTTAAAAGAGTTGAAAGAGAGGGGGACTACTGTAATTTACATTTCTCACCTTTTAGAAGAGGTTTTTGAAATAGCAGACAGAATGACAATTTTAAAAGATGGGAAGTTAATAAGGGTGCGCAATACTACTGATACAACCATGGATGATATTATCCGTGACATGATTGGTAGGGAGTTAGGAGATTTATTTCCCCCAAAAGATGACAAATTCAATATTGGTCCTGAGCTTTTGTCTGTTACCAGCCTAAATTTAGGAAAAGCTTTAGTAAACGTTAATTTGAAACTATTTAGTGGGGAAATATTGGGAGTCGCAGGACTAGAAGGTAATGGTCAAAATGTCTTATTAAAAACTATTTTTGGAGTTCATAGAAAAGATTCTGGAATAATTAAAATTAACCAAAAAGAGGTTAAGATTAATAATCCTAAAGATGCAAAAAGAAAACAATTTGCTTTGTTGACAGATAAAAGGGTTGAAGAGGGATTGTGGCCCGATTTAAGTGTGCATCACAACTTAACTTTACCTATTCTGAAAAAGCTTCAAAAATATGGGTTTGTAATCTCATCATTAGAACAAAAAATAGTTAAAAATAATATTAAAGAGTACACAATTAAAACATCTGCTGACTCTAAATCAGTTAGGTTCCTTAGTGGTGGAAACCAACAAAAAGTTGTCATCAGTAAATGGTTAAACAATAATCCAAAAATAATATTGCTAATTGAACCTACACAAGGAGTTGATGTTGGGGCTAAAGCTGAAATTTATCAATTAGTAAGAAAGCTAACAGAAACCCAAGATAAAGGAATAATATTGGTCTCTTCCGACATGTTAGAACTGTTGGGTTTATGTGATCGGATATTAGTAATGCGCAAAGGTGAAGTTGTTAAAGAACTAGAAAAGGGCGAGATAACAGAAGAAAATATTTTAAAAGCTGCTGTGGGGATGAATTGA